The genomic window GCAACTCACTCTTTTCGAACTGCACTTTGAAAGCCAAAGCCAAGAAAGACCATATCAACTACTCTCCAAATTGCAGGATAAGTCACAGAATTCAAATGGAAGACAGAAAGAGAAGGCAATTCAAACCTAATGGCCAAACATTACGAATCCAAGACAGAAAGACTTATAGCCATAAAAGAATAACAAGAGAACAAAAACAACTCCATATTCTACTGGCCTGCCTCTCTGATCTACTATCCAACTGCCATGGAAGCACCACTGAAGACTGGCTTCTCCGACCTTCCACCCGATCCTGGGCGATCCCGGATCGACAAGCCGACGGTATGGATTCCCTATATATGGATGGTAGGAACGCTTCAACTGCAGAGCCCTGAATGCGTCAGTGAGGTTCCCTCTATGAGAGAAAGAGAGGTTGCTAATCTTGGATCAGACGGCGTGT from Oryza sativa Japonica Group mitochondrion, complete genome includes these protein-coding regions:
- the orf152b gene encoding orf152b (contains small nuclear sequences), which encodes MWPSLQAHIWIWSTLFHPILIYFIPAIDSNSLFSNCTLKAKAKKDHINYSPNCRISHRIQMEDRKRRQFKPNGQTLRIQDRKTYSHKRITREQKQLHILLACLSDLLSNCHGSTTEDWLLRPSTRSWAIPDRQADGMDSLYMDGRNASTAEP